The window GATACCATCACACCTCTGGATAAAGGAAGGTGCTTTtctctgctcacagctctgctgtgaagaAACCTGAGACTTCTAAAAGACAAAGGGGAATAGTGCTCCAGGAGAGCCTGGGTCTGTGAATGTCTGTCTAGGGGTAACCACCCTCTCCTTATGTCTGACTGTGCACCTTGAATACTTTCCCTGTCAGCCTCGACAAAGCTCTTACGATGACCTGCATTTCACAGCCGAGGCACACCAAGTTCAACTTGATAGAACTCAACATTTAAAGACACCAAACTACCAAAGCAACTCTGCCATTTCTCCCTGTATCCTTCCTCCACATTTAGCCACCCACCGGCGGGTGGCTCGCAAGAGGATCCTTCATTTCCATAACAGCCACACAGACATCATCAAGGGAGCAGCTGTTCCCGCCGATTCTCCTGCCGGATTAGACAAATGCAAGGACATTTCTTACTGATCTCCATTAATACATAAAGGCATAGAAGGGTACAAACCATGAGCAGCGAATTTACATTCGGAGCTGTGAAGATTACAGTACAGAGACTCTCACCCCAGTCAAGCACATGTAAGCTTGGGAAGACATCTGAACCAGCAAAGAATAAAAACTACAACTTATGACTTGTGCAGCCCATCCATCCACAACAGGTAATACTGAAAGGGTCATGGGCATTACACATGTCACAGGACAGAAGCTACTTGGTGCCTGATGAAAACACAAAGACACACACGAACTTCAGGGCACCACCAATCTCACTACATCTAAACTGCCCAACGActccaaaagcagagcaaggagccttccttccttcacttcCCTGCAGCAAGAGGCACCAGCGCATCACACACAGATACTGTGCCAAACTTGCCACAATAGGTCCCTAATCAGGACAGAGAccagaagtgaaaaaaacaagaagcagcagaaggaagggtCAGGACAGAATTCGATCCGAGACACTCACCGAGGGAGGGGCGGGGTCCGAGGGGAGGGCGCCGGCCGGGTCCTCGTCGCCGAGCAGCGGCGCGGGCTCGTcgggcggcggccgggccgggagggTGTCGCAGCAGCTGGCGGCCGAGAAGCGCAGGTGGCTCTTGCGCGAGTCGGCCGTGAGCGACACGTCGTGCGCGTAGGACTGCAGGAAGGCGCGCACGCCGTCGATGCCCACGAAGTGCGAGACGGGCACGCCGCGCGAGGCGCCGCTGTCCggcggcagcagctgctggcggTGGCAGCGGCGCAGGcgcagcgccagcagcagcagcaggaaggccaCGAAGAGGCACGAGACGGCGGCCACGGCCAGCACGAGCCAGCGCGTCAGGCTGGCGGCCGGCtcgcccggcgccgccgcctcgTGCGCCGCGCTGCCCAGCTCGGCCAGCAGCTCGGCCACGCTCTCGGCCAGCACCACGCTCAGCGTGGCCGTGGCCGACAGCGCCGGCCGCCCGTGGTCCcgcaccagcaccaccaggctGTGGCGCGCCGCGTCGCGGGCCAGCGGCGAGCGCGCCGTGCGCACCTCGCCGCTGTGCGGCCCCACGCGGAACAGCCCCGGCTCCGTGGCCTTGGCCAGCTCGTAGGACAGCCACGCGTTCTGCCCCGCGTCCGCGTCCACCGCCACCACCTTGGCCACCAGCGCGCCGGCCTCCGACCGCCGCGGCGCCAGCTCCACGCCCGACcacgccgccgccgcggccgccggcgGGTACAGCACCTGCGGCGCGTTGTCGTTCTCGTCCACGATCTGCAGCCGCACCGACACGTTGCTGCTCAGCGCCGGCGCGCCGCCGTCCTCCGCCCGCACGCACAGCTGCAGCTCGCGCAGCTGCTCGTAGTCCAAGGAGCGCAGCGCGTACAGCGCGCCCGTCTCCGCCTGCACCGACACGTACGACGACAGCGGCGCGCCCCGCACCCGCCCCTCCGCCAGCCGGTAGCGCACGCGCGCGTTCTGCCCCCAGTCCGCGTCCGTGGCGCGCACCGTCAGCACCAGCGCGCCCGCCGCGTTGTTCTCCGCCAGCCGCGCGCTGTAGCGCTCCTCCAAGAACACCGGCGCGTTGTCGTTCACGTCCAGCACCCGCAGCGCCAGCACCGCGCTGCTCTGCAGCGACGGCGACCCGCCGTCGGCCGCCCGCACCGTCACGTTGTACTCCGACACCTGCTCGCGGTCCAGCTCTCTCGCTGTCACCACACGGAAGTAATCATGAAAAGACTTCTCCAGCCGGAACGGGACATCCCTCTCGAGAAAACAGCGCACCTCACCATTCGCCCCTGAGTCCCGGTCCTGCACGTGTAGCAGGGCTATCACTGTCCCCGTTGGGGCGTCCTCGGAAATCTCACGTAGCGCTGATCGCACAGAAATCACAGGTGCGTTATCATTTATGTCTGTGACATTGATCGTGACTTTGGCAGTGTCTAAAAGTTGTCCACCGTCCCGTGCCTGCATCTCCAGTTCGTAGGAGTCGCCTTCCTCGAAGTCCAGGCTCTGCAACAGAGTGATAGCTCCACTCTCAGAATCTAGATGGAAAATGGCCGTGTCCGCCTCTTTCTTCAACGAGTATTTAATTTCCCCGAACAGACCATCGTCCGCGtcagtggcagtgacagtgacgAGGACAGAGCCCACGGGCACGTCCTCGGGCACTCGCACCGTGTACTCCGCCTGGCTGAACACGGGCGCGTTGTCGTTCGCGTCCACTACGGTCACACGGATCCGAGCCGTGCCCGTCCGTGCCGGATCGCCGCCGTCCATCGCCCTCAGCACCAGCTCGTGAAACGCCGCCTTCTCCCGGTCCAGCGCCTTCGCCAGCACCAGCTCGGGACGCTGATCGCCGCCGGGACTCGCCTGCACGGCCAGCGAGAAGTGCTCGTCACCGCTCAGCTCGTAGCTCTGCAGCGAATTCCGGCCCGAATCCGGGTCGTGAGCCCTGGCGAGGGGAAACCGTGACCCTGCGGCTGTCGTCTCGCTAATCCTCTCCTCAAGTTCACCCTCCTTGAAATTCGGTGCGTTGTCATTAATATCCGTGATTTCTACTTCTATTCGGTAAACCTGCATCTGTCCCTCCACTATCAGCTCACAGCGCAGCACGCATTTCTCCACCAACcggcacagctgctctctgtcGATTCTCTCTGCCGTCACTAAATGTCCCGTCTTCCCGTGAAGAGCGAAATACTGCGTCCTACCTTCTGAAACAATGGTGACACTGCGGTCTCGGATCtccggcagctgcagccccaggtccTTGGCCACGTCGCCCACGAACGAGCCCTTGGGCATCTCCTCGGGCACCGAGTAGCGCAGCTGCCCCCACGCCGCCTCCCACGCCGCCAGCAGCAcggcccagagcagagctcgcTGCCGCCGGCCCCAGCGCCTCCCCGCCGCGCACATCTCggccgccgctccgccggcACCGCAGCACCGCCGATCTAATCCCGCTGCCACTCAATGCTCTCAGCTCCTGCACCGAGCGCAGCTGCCGGTGCCTCCGCCTGGCTCCAGAATTGACCAGCACCGCGGGGACGATCGGGGACCGCAGGTTCGGGCAGGGAGAGAGCAACCGAGTGAGCCGATCCGCAGCGGGCGGGGCTGCCGGTAGCGCTCCGAGCTTCCTCTCGCTCCTCTCGGTCAACAGCGGCGCCCGCAGCCTCCTCCCGGCACTGCAGGCACCGAGCGCTGCCCAGCGCTGCCCGCCCTGCCTCGCCCCATACCGGGCACGGTCGCCACCGAGATGTCGCTTTGCGTCCAGCGCCGATCTCCTGCCTCCGCATTTCTCCAGCCCAtctctgctttcatcctccaGGGTATCACCACCGGGAGGAAGGCAGAGGCATTCCGTAGGCGGAGTTCTTTTAACACACGGGAAACCCATCATTTATTCATGTCAATATGTAAATAATGTGAATATGTAcattaaaactaatttttcctATTTCACCCTGTAGCTTATTCTTATGATTATGCTTTTTGTTCAAAAGCATCTTCAACAACTGCCTCACAGAGAGAAAACGGGAAGATACGACATCCCGAAGAAACTGCTCTCAGGTTCTTTAACACAAGTGGGACGAGAGCTCTTTAACACAAGTGGAACGAGAACAATTGCATGCTTCTTGAAGTCAGGGAGCCTATTGTTAGAGGATTCAATTAAAACTACAAAGAAAGATGCAACTTAAACTCTCACGGAAATCTTTCAGGACCTTTCCTAAGATCCACCCAGTGTTTCCTTAGTTTATACAAGTTAACAGTTATTCAAGTCTTTCTggctttcctttattttttaagaaatcaaTGTGCGAAGCACTGAAGCTCCTTAGTAAACTAATCAGCTAAATATTTCTTAATGACGTTGATATGATATGTGCTCAAGAAAACAATCATGGAAccgtaaaaaaaaaagtacaagtCTTGAAATTGTGCTGACCACTAATCAGTGTGCAAATGGGCTTGATTCAAGTGCCTAAACCCTCCTCTGGCCAATCTCCCGGATATGGGATCCGTTAATATCCCAGATATTTATCCTAATAAAGAGATAATAAACTGCAAAGTTTTGCTGTTCCCGATATATTTGAGACCTGCTAACACCTCCAAACTCGTTGTTTgagatagaaaaataaaaatatctgaaacagAAATCTTTCAGCACTCTCACCAGTGTATGAAATTAACATGATGAAGAGCAAAACAGAGAGAACTGCCAGCCAAAGCCATAAACGAAGCCATCTAGCCTCACTACTGCATTCCCCCCAAAACGTGTGACAATCTCTTCTATcactcagaaaaaaaggaactttttacattcctttcctttccaaagaaaaccggaaaaaaaaaacaaaaacaaacaaacaaaaaaaaccaacaaaaaacaaaaaaaaccccaaacatttaaCGAACGGGTTTGGGTAAAGCTATACACGAATTCCAAGCACACCTTTCTGAACAAATCAATCAGGGAAGAAATATCTCCAACACCAGATGTcagtgctctttttttttttccttcaccccGTCCTGCAGAATCAGCCGTTCCCCTTCCACAGAATACGAACCTGTTTTCACTGTTGCTAACTGATTCGAATTTATGGAGCTCACGTGTTAAAGACAAAACCTCGCGCCTGAAGCTGAACCTCCGACCAAGGAAGAACCAAAGGCTTTGTGCTCTGCATGAACGGGGGTAGCCCGTTCCTTAATTCATTCCGTCACGAAGACAGGACTGTGCAACTCACATAAACACTACCCcgagaaacaaagagaaacacGCAGAAACACCGATACTAGCCTAAAGGAGAGCTATCATCAAAGCCTGTCATCTGAAGCtattacagagaaaaaatgaaaaacttccGCTGCTACGTGGAAATAAAGATGACGAATCCTCACTGACAACACGCAAagaacacacaggaaaaaatgatGACATTCTgagaacttgaaaaaaaaaaagaagcagctcACACAATACAGACCTGCGGTGCATCGGGATTGGCAGGAGCCTCTCCCGCGACGAGGTCACTGCTGTTGGAGCTCTGCTTCTCGCAGGAATCGCCGCCCAGAAGCTCCTCCGCCGACAGGATGGGcaccggcggcggcggcgagggCCAAGCGGCCTCGGGCacggcgcgggcgggcggcggcacGCACAGGTTGTAGGAGTAGGGCAAGGTGCCCTCGCAGAAGTCGGCCGGGAAGGCGGCGCCGGCCAGCGAGAAGCGCTGCGCGCCCAGGCAGCGCAGCAcggcgggcggcccggcccggcgcagCCGCGCCAGCACGGCCAGCGCCACGCTCAGCACCAAGAGCGCCGAGAGCAGCGCCAGCGCCAGCACCAGGTAGAACTGCAgctcggccgccgccgcctcggcGCCCGCCGGCCGCTCGCTCAGCTCCGGCAGCGCCTCCTGCAAGCTCTCGGCCAGCACCACGTGCAGCGTGGCCGTGGCCGACAGCGCCGGCCGCCCGTGGTCCTTCACCACGGCCACCAGCCGCTGCTTGGCCGCGTCCCGCTCGCCCACGGCGCGCGCCGTGCGCACCTCGCCGCTGTGCAGCCCCACGCGGAACAGCGCCGGCTCCGACGCCTGCACCAGCTCGTACGACAGCCACGCGTTGCGCCCCGCGTCCGCGTCCACCGCCACCACCTTGGCCACCAGGTAGCCGGCCTCGGCCGAACGCGGAACCACCTCGAaaggcgccgccgccgcccctcccGCAGCCTCTCCCGCCGCCGGAGCGGGCCAGAGCACCCTGGGCGCGTTGTCGTTGCGGTCCAGCACGAAGACGCGCACCGTGGCCGTGGAGCTGCGCGCTGGCGAGCCGCCGTCCTGCGCCCGCACGGCCACCGTGAACTCGCGGCACTGCTCGTAGTCCAAGGAGCGCTGCGCGTACAGCGCGCCGCTCCGCGCCTCCACCGACACGAGcggcgccgcgcccgccgcgcccgcgctgccgcccgccAGCCAGTAGCTCACGCGCCCGTTGGCGCCCGCGTCCGCGTCCCGCGCCTGCACGCGCAGCACCAGCGCGCCCGCCGCGTTGTTCTCCGCCACGTACGCGCTGTACGCCGCCTCCTCGAACACCGGCGCGTTGTCGTTCACGTCCGAcacctccagcaccagctccctgctgctccgcAGCGCCGGCCTGCCCCGGTCCCGGGCCACCACCGTCACGCGATGCTCCGACGCCTGCTCGCGGTCCAGCGCGCCCGATGTCACCACCTTGTACGAGCCGCCCGACGACGCCACGATCGACAGCGGCGCCTCTCCCGACAGCTCGCACGACACCTGACCGTTCTCGCCGGAGTCTCTGTCCCGTACTTTCAGCAGAGCTATCACTGTGCCCTCTGGAGCATCCTCGGGCACGGGGCTCGAGAGCGACAGAATCGTGATCTCAGGTGGGTTGTCGTTCACGTCCAGCACCTCCACCTCCACCTTGGAGTGCGCCACCAAACCCCCTCCGTCCTTCGCCTCTACAGCCAGGTTATACGCGTTCATCTCCTCAAAGTCTAGTGTCTCCTGCAACGTGATCGCTCCACTCTCTGCATCGAGCATGAACTTCTGAAGTGTTGTTTTCGGCATTTCCCCGAAGCTGTAGGTGATGCGGGCGTTGGTGCCGGCGTCGGCGTCCGAGGCTGACAGGTCCAGGACTGCCGAACCGGGCGGCGCATCCTCTCGAAGCCTCACGTGGTACCGGTTCTGCGCGAATATGGGTCTGTTGTCATTGGCATCCGTCACGTTGACCCGAATCTGGACAGATCCGGACCTCATGGGATCTCCGGCATCAACTGCCGTCAGCACCAGCTCGAAAGAACTTTGCTTCTCTCGGTCCAATGCTCTCTCCAGAATTATTTCCGGCTTGCTTCCGTCCGGGCTCTCCTTCATGGCGAGAGAGAAAGACGGGTTGCTGGTCAGCTGGTAAGTCAGCAGTGAGTTGCTGCCCACGTCTGCATCATGAGCCACATCCAGTGGAAAACCAGTCCCAGGAGGAATCCATTCACCAATCTCGAGGTCAAGAGAAGCCTTCCTGAAGGACGGGGAATTATCATTCACGTCCTCTATCGCCACCTCGACGTGGAAAATATTCAGCGGGTTGTGCACCAGCGCCTCGAAGCTGACGGAGCAGGTCGCCGACTCGCCGCACATCTCCTCCCGGTCCAGCCTCTCGTTCACGTACAGGTTCCCGTTCTCCTCATTCACCGTGAAGTATTGCTTCTCCTCGCTCAGCCGCAGCTTGCGCGCCGGCAGCTCGTCCGCGCTGAGCCCCAGGTCCCGCGCCAGCGGCCCCACGAGCGagcctctgcccagctcctcggCGATGGCGTAGCGGACCCGCTCGGCCGCCGCCCGGCACCACacgcacagcagcagcagcagcagcagcgcggcCGGCAGCGCTCGCCCGCCGCCCGGCCCAAGCCTCTGCCGCCGCCTCACCGCCATTCTCTGCCCGCTGCGCTCGCCGCGCTCCTGCCTCCTGCCGCTGCctcccttccagcagctctcGCCGCCCAAAACAGACACCGCTCAAAGCCACCCACACCGCTCGGGCCGCCTctcgccgccgccgctgctgctgtcCGTGCCGCTGCCGCTGCGGCCGGCGCCGGGCGAGCGAGCAGCCTGCGGGGGCAGGacgctgcggcggcggcggctccagCGGCGCTCGGCGGCGGCCAACAGCGACACCCGGAGGCGCCGCCGCGACACTGCAGCCGCCGCACGGCCGCGCTCAAGGGCGCCCGGCTTTGGGCGGGGCTCAGCGGCTGCACCGGCCCCGGGGGCTCTCCCCGACCAAAAACACCGAGAGCGGCAGCTCCTGCTTAATTCCACTCCAAAGCCTTTCTATCTGAGATGTGCTGACGGGTGCTTTTTAGGGCATTCTTATGAGTCAAATTGAACAGTAAGAAGCAAATATATATTTCAGGGGAGTAAAGAATGGAATTCAGCTGCTCTTAATAAAATACAGCCCATCTACAGCAGCAATAAAGGATAATATAGGTAAGACCTCAAGAgctttttctcagtttgtcacaTGAATTGTTATTCATTATGTTTTTCATTAATTCAGATGAATTCGTTGGAGATACAGATCAGCCTAAAGCAATGCAAGCATACCCTATCCCAACATAGCAGAATTACATTTACTCCTTCCTTTCTGACTCATTAACGTTGCTTCATTTACATCTCcatatctgtgtgtgtgacaaTGGAAAACGCAGTGCAACGCTGAGTCCTTCATAGAGTCAAACAATATTATCAGTTCCCAAGTTAAACTTTCTCTAAAGGCCATGTAACCCACACCACTGACATGAAAAGTAACACTTTCGGCAAGGCTTGTATGTTGGAGGCACGTCCAACATTTCTCTGGGCAATATCATCCCTTTTATCACAACTCACACTGAAAGActttttcaaaatcaaaagCACCCTTGTCATATTTAAAAACACTTCTTGGCAGTTCTACAACAGCTGGGCCAGGTAAACAGAGCTTAGTCCATATTTCCGATGAACTCATTCAAAACTGAAAGAgcaaaaaaattttgaaaagtcTACACAGACGCATCATTTCTCTATGTTTGAAGACACGAATTACTTCAGTCATTCATCATAATGGAGATGTTCCAACCCTCAGGCCATTTCCATGATCCTTCTGTGAAATCTAGCATGTCCATTGGGATTTTGGCTCAAGATCTGCATGCAGTCTATGCTCCCACGAAAATGAATTAGAGGGGAGGAAGAATCTCCCTCAAACCTGTCAGGCAGAGAGCTTGTCATGCAGTGCAGGACACAATTCCAGCAGCAGGTGCCCATGGGCAGCTCATGGCCCACCTCATCACACACCAATAACTCAAAGCACTTCTCTGCAAAGCTCTTCCCTATCCCCCACTCTCTGTTTCAACAGGGAATTGCCccaccccagctgcaggaccttgcactttGATCCATTTCATGATGGCTGCACAGGGGCCACTTCTCCAGCCCATCCCTGACTGccatctctgccctgcagtgaATCAGCTCCAATCGGTGTCAGCTGCAAATTGCCTGAAGGTGCCTCTGTCCCATTGGCCATGCAGGTGCTGAACAGAACTGGGCCCAGtcagggccctgcagggacagcacaagtCACTGCTTTGCACCTGGACATGGAGCCACTGTCTGGAACTCTCTGCAGGTGACTCTCCAGCCTGTTCCTCAGCCATTTGACAGCCTCCAGCTGATTGCCCAGCAGGTTCCTCTGGGTGatggccttggggacactgcaCACCTTCTCCCActgggccctgctctgtccatggaaaccttggctgggctgggtggtCACTCTGCACTTggacagctgcagcagagatcaTCCTGCATGATTACACCACAGACAAAATGTTCCTGGCTGAGCACACCAGGAGTGCTTGTGAAACCCTTCCTCTGTGCAGCTGGAAACATCCCAGGTGTGTGTGGGAACTGCACCTGCACTtgggcagctggcacagaggagACCTTCCACATGAGATCAGACACCCTGAGCCTGAGCTCATCACAACAAGCACTGCAAGAGTCAGAAACACATGGAAATGGACAGATGCAATAACATTTTGTAGGTCTGCCTTGCTCTACAGAAGCAACTCAAATCACCCTGGACTCCAtcaggcacagcctggtgtTATCTGTGACATGTGACAAGCAAGGCAATCACCCAGTTCTTCTCCAGCCTCACACAGAGCTCccctctctgctttttcttccatgCCAGGCCACTGTGAGGTTTTGCTTGTGGCCATCCCCTCACTGCTCAAATCTATCATGAGATGATAATGCACTGCAGCCACACCCAGAAGGGAGGGACAATTGTCAGCTCACCTCGATTATGATAAGGAACTGAAGGATTCTAGAGCACACAAATGATAAACAATCTTACTAAAAGATCAGCAGTCATCCAACTGAGAATGGCTCATCAAACCATTGGCTTAGGGGGaatctccctgtccttatcaCAAGCTCTGTTCCACAGAGAGGCAAAGTCTACTAAAGTCATTTATATCTATTTCTCCCAACAGgaacaggaagaaaagtaaCTCTCATATCCCCTGCCTTTCTCTTCTACTGCAACAAGAGCAAGGGACATTGGCACAACATATGttagaaaaaaaggagattgattgtttttaattttaagcatACCCACATAGTGTATAAATCAAcggaaaacaaaacaaaaaacccacagaaaccCTGAAAACATGAATCAGATAAGGCAAGGAAATACTACAAGAGTACAGGGAATCAGACATGCTCACAATCAAACCTTCTAGGCCTTCATTGCAGGCCTTAAAATTCATATCTGAGAGCATGTGGAAGCCACTGAGATTTCAATCTGCAAGAGTGTGGCCCTGAGGACTTTCACAGCACAGTAAGATAAAGGGGTTCATTTGAAGAATGAATCATCTCCTCAGCAACATTTTCTACTGCATGGCTTGCTCCCCTTGCACAGTTATGAAACCATCATATTAAACAGCTTGTCATTGGCCTCTTTGTCAAGGTAAATCTCCTGACAAATTACAAGAGATTCTCTTCTTGCTTCTGCTACCTAGTAAACCTGTTTCCTCCACACACAGGGTTTTCTCCTAGATGACTGAAGTAAGGATTTACAGAAAACATCAGTCactgtttcatatttaaaagTAATGACCAGAATTGTGAAAATGAGCTGCAACCTTCCTGGAAACAAAGGCCTGAGTGGAAGTGTAATTACACTTCTGAAAAAACTCTATATCACAATGTGGCATAGACATACAGATAATGGAGCTTTCACACAGGATTAATTACTGCTTCCAACCAAGAATTATGGATGCACATGAACTGTGGAAAATGTTATTGGTAGAAGACAGTAATTATCTTTCATGGCAGAGACCCCAGGATTAGAAGAGCAATGGCACTGCCTTTGGCAACAAGCATGAAATCAAACCATTTCTCTGCCAAACCCACACTGAGTCCCCCATTTACCTGGCACAGAACTGAGCTCTCACCCTCCTCACTCTGCATTCACAGCCTTCAGTTTCACCATCAACACCAACCACAATTTTGGTTCCATGTTGGCCACAGAGCACGCAACACCTTGTGGAAACTTCCATTCATGAAGCTGTATTTGTTGAATGAAAtattcaaggtcaggctggctggggctctgagccacctgctctggtggaagatgtccctgcccatggcagagcagctggaacaaGAGGATCCTTAAGGTCCTTtgcaacacaaaccattccatgattctgtagTTCTAAGATAATATGATTTGAAGTACTGCTTCAAGGGATGGATGAGAGATACTCTCCCTACTGGATAATCATATGTTTTGGAGTTTGTAAGATTGCCAGGTAAAGTGATGATCAGCTTTGCTCCTTGATAAAAatacaagcaaacaaacaaacaacccaactcaacccaaaGAAATTACCCAAAGGAACATTTATCAACCCAGCCAACAATGGGAAAACAACAGAGAAGTATCAATCATGGCCTCACATTGCAGATTGGGTCAACTGCAGTATGTACGCAACACAGCAGACTGGACT of the Ammospiza nelsoni isolate bAmmNel1 chromosome 16, bAmmNel1.pri, whole genome shotgun sequence genome contains:
- the LOC132080623 gene encoding protocadherin gamma-B5-like, translated to MAVRRRQRLGPGGGRALPAALLLLLLLCVWCRAAAERVRYAIAEELGRGSLVGPLARDLGLSADELPARKLRLSEEKQYFTVNEENGNLYVNERLDREEMCGESATCSVSFEALVHNPLNIFHVEVAIEDVNDNSPSFRKASLDLEIGEWIPPGTGFPLDVAHDADVGSNSLLTYQLTSNPSFSLAMKESPDGSKPEIILERALDREKQSSFELVLTAVDAGDPMRSGSVQIRVNVTDANDNRPIFAQNRYHVRLREDAPPGSAVLDLSASDADAGTNARITYSFGEMPKTTLQKFMLDAESGAITLQETLDFEEMNAYNLAVEAKDGGGLVAHSKVEVEVLDVNDNPPEITILSLSSPVPEDAPEGTVIALLKVRDRDSGENGQVSCELSGEAPLSIVASSGGSYKVVTSGALDREQASEHRVTVVARDRGRPALRSSRELVLEVSDVNDNAPVFEEAAYSAYVAENNAAGALVLRVQARDADAGANGRVSYWLAGGSAGAAGAAPLVSVEARSGALYAQRSLDYEQCREFTVAVRAQDGGSPARSSTATVRVFVLDRNDNAPRVLWPAPAAGEAAGGAAAAPFEVVPRSAEAGYLVAKVVAVDADAGRNAWLSYELVQASEPALFRVGLHSGEVRTARAVGERDAAKQRLVAVVKDHGRPALSATATLHVVLAESLQEALPELSERPAGAEAAAAELQFYLVLALALLSALLVLSVALAVLARLRRAGPPAVLRCLGAQRFSLAGAAFPADFCEGTLPYSYNLCVPPPARAVPEAAWPSPPPPVPILSAEELLGGDSCEKQSSNSSDLVAGEAPANPDAPQVCIV
- the LOC132080622 gene encoding protocadherin gamma-A10-like: MCAAGRRWGRRQRALLWAVLLAAWEAAWGQLRYSVPEEMPKGSFVGDVAKDLGLQLPEIRDRSVTIVSEGRTQYFALHGKTGHLVTAERIDREQLCRLVEKCVLRCELIVEGQMQVYRIEVEITDINDNAPNFKEGELEERISETTAAGSRFPLARAHDPDSGRNSLQSYELSGDEHFSLAVQASPGGDQRPELVLAKALDREKAAFHELVLRAMDGGDPARTGTARIRVTVVDANDNAPVFSQAEYTVRVPEDVPVGSVLVTVTATDADDGLFGEIKYSLKKEADTAIFHLDSESGAITLLQSLDFEEGDSYELEMQARDGGQLLDTAKVTINVTDINDNAPVISVRSALREISEDAPTGTVIALLHVQDRDSGANGEVRCFLERDVPFRLEKSFHDYFRVVTARELDREQVSEYNVTVRAADGGSPSLQSSAVLALRVLDVNDNAPVFLEERYSARLAENNAAGALVLTVRATDADWGQNARVRYRLAEGRVRGAPLSSYVSVQAETGALYALRSLDYEQLRELQLCVRAEDGGAPALSSNVSVRLQIVDENDNAPQVLYPPAAAAAAWSGVELAPRRSEAGALVAKVVAVDADAGQNAWLSYELAKATEPGLFRVGPHSGEVRTARSPLARDAARHSLVVLVRDHGRPALSATATLSVVLAESVAELLAELGSAAHEAAAPGEPAASLTRWLVLAVAAVSCLFVAFLLLLLALRLRRCHRQQLLPPDSGASRGVPVSHFVGIDGVRAFLQSYAHDVSLTADSRKSHLRFSAASCCDTLPARPPPDEPAPLLGDEDPAGALPSDPAPPSVSVSDRILS